Proteins co-encoded in one Candidatus Korarchaeum sp. genomic window:
- a CDS encoding ribosome assembly factor SBDS yields MVLLPEPVIARITRAGKKFEIFVYPDKAYQFREGKQVDIRSILAVENIFTDARKSEIAPSSELKKAFGTTDLYSIAETILREGEVQLTAEYRKKLQEEKIRWIINYIHKNFVDPQTNLPHPISRIEKAMKEAKVKVDPMKDPEQQVKDVVEQLRKILPLKTGLVKMVVTVPSSAWAKARSLLLGQGNLLSEKWSDDGEKVIFVAEVPVGSQMLIFERIGEMGGQAKVE; encoded by the coding sequence GTGGTTCTTTTGCCTGAACCCGTGATAGCTAGGATAACGCGGGCTGGGAAGAAGTTCGAGATATTCGTCTATCCGGATAAAGCATATCAATTCAGAGAGGGGAAGCAAGTGGATATTAGGAGCATACTAGCTGTAGAGAACATATTCACAGATGCTAGGAAATCTGAAATAGCTCCATCTTCGGAGTTGAAGAAGGCTTTCGGGACGACTGATCTCTATAGCATAGCCGAGACTATCCTGAGGGAGGGGGAAGTCCAGCTAACAGCGGAATACAGGAAGAAACTGCAGGAGGAGAAGATAAGGTGGATAATAAATTACATTCATAAGAACTTCGTAGACCCTCAGACGAACCTCCCGCATCCCATATCTAGGATAGAGAAAGCGATGAAGGAAGCTAAAGTTAAGGTAGATCCTATGAAGGACCCGGAGCAGCAAGTTAAGGATGTAGTTGAGCAGCTCAGGAAGATACTCCCTCTAAAAACGGGCTTAGTTAAGATGGTAGTCACAGTACCATCATCGGCATGGGCTAAAGCTAGGTCCTTATTGCTCGGACAGGGTAATTTATTATCGGAGAAGTGGTCAGATGATGGGGAGAAAGTCATTTTCGTAGCTGAAGTACCAGTAGGCTCTCAGATGCTTATATTTGAGAGGATAGGTGAGATGGGAGGTCAGGCTAAAGTTGAGTGA
- a CDS encoding archaeal proteasome endopeptidase complex subunit alpha: MFPQVTGYDRAITVFSPDGRLLQVEYALSATKRTPLAIGMKCKDGVVLLAVRKYISPLATPPEKIYRIDEHIGAIAAGLVGDGLVLIERGRMEAQYNRLIYGEPITVKNLAKRLALYKQQFTQYAGLRPFGVMIIIGGIDEGPELYVTHPGGAYYDYAAFAVGKNSDKVNEIFRQSFKQDFSLDECIKYAVKVAIESEEEEINENYLEIATIDMGTKKFRELQKDEIAKYVNLAKG, from the coding sequence ATGTTTCCTCAGGTCACGGGCTATGATAGGGCTATAACGGTTTTCAGCCCGGATGGGAGGCTTCTCCAGGTAGAATACGCGCTCTCAGCTACTAAAAGGACACCTCTAGCTATAGGGATGAAGTGCAAAGATGGTGTCGTCCTTTTAGCTGTTAGGAAATACATATCCCCCTTAGCCACACCGCCTGAGAAGATATACAGGATAGATGAACATATAGGAGCTATAGCTGCGGGATTGGTCGGTGATGGTTTAGTTCTGATAGAGAGGGGAAGGATGGAAGCTCAGTATAATAGGCTGATATACGGGGAACCGATAACCGTGAAGAATTTAGCTAAGAGGCTCGCGCTCTATAAACAGCAATTCACACAATACGCTGGCCTGAGACCCTTCGGTGTGATGATAATAATCGGTGGAATAGATGAGGGACCGGAGCTATACGTAACCCATCCGGGAGGTGCTTATTATGATTACGCAGCTTTTGCTGTCGGGAAGAACTCAGATAAAGTGAATGAGATATTCAGACAGAGCTTCAAGCAGGATTTCTCTCTAGATGAATGCATAAAGTATGCAGTGAAAGTAGCGATAGAGTCTGAAGAGGAGGAGATAAACGAGAACTACTTAGAGATAGCAACGATAGATATGGGGACGAAGAAGTTCAGAGAGCTTCAGAAGGATGAGATAGCTAAATACGTTAACTTAGCTAAAGGATGA